A single region of the Stigmatopora argus isolate UIUO_Sarg chromosome 6, RoL_Sarg_1.0, whole genome shotgun sequence genome encodes:
- the thumpd3 gene encoding tRNA (guanine(6)-N(2))-methyltransferase THUMP3, translating into MSSLEDVEQGTPVLESIISVTIGATVPTGFEHTAAEEVHEKIGIDARISKDRGRIYFTTTTDKLFQVHQLRSVDNLFVVVDEFDQYQFKESKEETLEELQQLASKLPWTNALEVWKLNRTFKKRKGHRKGTNGTRVKPSNEIGDTTGVDGESLDQAEEPTATEDQNETEEAPETSIQDSEEATPNAKVIKFRVTCNRAGDKHSFSSNEAARDFGGAVQEFFQWKADMTKFDIEVLLNIHNTEMVIGIALTEESLHRRNISHFGPTTLRSTLCYGMLRLCKPQPSDIILDPMCGTGAIPLEGALEFPSSFHIAGDNNDIAVNRTVNNVCHIQKRKADKGSTPGLPIDTIRWDLCSLPMRSSSVDIVITDMPFGKRMGSRKKNWDLYPSCLREMARVCRPASGKAVLLTQDKKCFSKVLSRMGGLWKKQHTVWVNVGGLHAGVFLLRRTAGVFGETPEDVYESQVMAHTQACQDDGQLS; encoded by the exons ATGTCCTCCCTGGAAGATGTTGAGCAGGGCACCCCTGTCCTTGAGTCCATCATCAGCGTTACCATTGGGGCGACGGTGCCCACGGGGTTTGAACACACTGCTGCAGAGGAGGTCCACGAGAAGATTGGCATAGACGCACGCATAAGCAAAGACCGCGGTCGTATTTACTTTACAACTACTACCGACAAGCTCTTCCAG GTTCACCAGCTGAGGTCTGTTGACAACCTGTTTGTGGTTGTGGATGAATTTGATCAGTACCAATTTAAAGAATCCAAG GAGGAGACGTTAGAAGAGTTGCAGCAGCTCGCCTCCAAGCTCCCGTGGACTAACGCCTTAGAGGTTTGGAAACTAAACCGCACTTTCAAAAAGAGAAAAGGCCACCGTAAAGGCACCAACGGCACCAGGGTCAAACCCAGCAATGAAATCGGAGACACAACCGGGGTTGACGGTGAGTCGCTAGACCAAGCTGAGGAACCGACTGCAACTGAAGACCAAAACGAGACTGAGGAGGCGCCTGAGACCAGCATTCAAGACTCCGAGGAAGCCACGCCAAATGCAAAAGTAATCAAGTTCCGTGTAACGTGCAACCGGGCTGGCGACAAGCACAGCTTTTCCTCaaatgaggcagccagagattttGGTGGTGCTGTCCAAGAGTTCTTCCAGTGGAAAGCTGACATGACCAAGTTTGACATTGAG GTACTATTAAATATACACAACACAGAGATGGTGATCGGCATAGCACTCACTGAAGAGAGTCTTCATAGAAGAAACATCAGCCACTTTGGACCAACCACACTCCGTTCCACCTTGTGCTATGGCATGCTCAG GCTGTGTAAACCTCAACCATCTGATATTATACTCGATCCAATGTGTGGAACAGGAGCAATACCTTTGGAG GGGGCTTTAGAATTTCCATCATCTTTTCACATTGCTGGGGACAACAATGACATAGCCGTCAACCGCACAGTCAACAATGTGTGTCACATTCAGAAAAGGAAGGCAGACAAGGGCAG TACTCCTGGACTTCCCATTGACACAATACGCTGGGATTTGTGCAGTTTACCCATGAGATCCAGCTCAGTTGACATTGTCATCACTGACATGCCCTTTGGGAAAAG GATGGGCTCTCGAAAGAAGAACTGGGACCTTTACCCCTCCTGTCTGAGAGAAATGGCACGTGTGTGCAGACCGGCCTCTGGGAAGGCTGTGCTGTTAACCCAGGATAAGAAATGCTTTTCCAAG GTGCTGTCCAGGATGGGGGGGTTGTGGAAGAAGCAGCACACTGTTTGGGTAAACGTTGGTGGTTTACACGCTGGAGTGTTTCTGCTCAGGCGGACTGCAGGCGTGTTTGGAGAAACTCCCGAAGATGTCTATGAATCGCAAGTGATGGCGCATACACAAGCATGTCAGGATGACGGGCAGCTATCTTAG